A single genomic interval of Borrelia maritima harbors:
- a CDS encoding variable large family protein: MDIAVGGQGASADVENVKGIAKGIKTIVDTAKKSDAKLELKAAAEGDNNKEAGKLFAVNAVAAAGGDANDVKTAAEKAATAVSSVSGEQILAAIVDAAEKGDAGQAAGAAKNAIEAAIGSGVAGAADFNDDNIGKKNDQIAAAIVLRGLAKSGKFALNADGSAGKATLKSAAESAVKEVGGWLAEMIKAAEEMAKAESGSSDIVDIAGNGQGASADVENVKGIAKGIKTIVDTAKKSDAKLELKAA; the protein is encoded by the coding sequence GTGGATATTGCGGTGGGCGGTCAAGGAGCAAGTGCTGATGTAGAGAATGTTAAAGGAATTGCTAAGGGGATAAAGACGATTGTTGATACTGCTAAAAAGAGTGACGCAAAGCTTGAGCTTAAGGCTGCTGCTGAAGGGGATAATAACAAGGAGGCAGGGAAGTTGTTCGCTGTTAATGCTGTTGCTGCTGCTGGTGGTGATGCTAATGATGTTAAGACTGCTGCTGAGAAGGCGGCTACGGCTGTTAGTTCAGTTAGTGGGGAGCAGATATTAGCTGCGATTGTTGATGCTGCTGAAAAGGGTGACGCTGGTCAAGCGGCTGGTGCGGCTAAGAATGCGATAGAAGCTGCTATTGGTAGTGGTGTTGCTGGTGCTGCTGATTTTAATGATGATAATATAGGGAAGAAGAATGATCAAATTGCTGCTGCTATTGTTTTGAGGGGATTGGCTAAGAGCGGAAAGTTTGCTTTGAATGCTGATGGGAGTGCGGGGAAGGCTACTTTGAAAAGTGCTGCTGAAAGTGCTGTCAAAGAAGTTGGAGGATGGTTAGCAGAAATGATAAAAGCTGCTGAAGAGATGGCTAAAGCTGAAAGTGGTAGCAGTGATATTGTGGATATTGCGGGGAATGGTCAAGGAGCAAGTGCTGATGTAGAGAATGTTAAAGGAATTGCTAAGGGGATAAAGACGATTGTTGATACTGCTAAAAAGAGTGACGCAAAGCTTGAGCTTAAGGCTGCTG
- a CDS encoding variable large family protein, with protein MGKKNDQIAAAIVLRGLAKSGKFALDAAGSAGKATLKSAAEEMAKAESGNSDIVDIARNGQGASADVGNVKGIAKGIKTIVDTAKKSDAKLELKAAAEGGSNKEAGKLFAVGADAGGAANDVKTAAEKAATAVSSVSGEQILAAIVDTAKKSDAKLELKAAAEGGSSNKEAGKLFAVNAVADGAANDVKTAAEKAATAVSSVSGEQILAAIVDAAEKGNAGKAAGAATNAIEAAIGGAGAADFNDNNGIGKKNDQIAAAIVLRGYCGYCGGRSRSKC; from the coding sequence ATAGGGAAGAAGAATGATCAAATTGCTGCTGCTATTGTTTTGAGGGGATTGGCTAAGAGCGGAAAGTTTGCTTTGGATGCTGCTGGGAGTGCGGGGAAGGCTACTTTGAAAAGTGCTGCTGAAGAGATGGCTAAAGCTGAAAGTGGTAACAGTGATATTGTGGATATTGCGAGGAATGGTCAAGGAGCAAGTGCTGATGTAGGGAATGTTAAAGGAATTGCTAAGGGGATAAAGACGATTGTTGATACTGCTAAAAAGAGTGACGCAAAGCTTGAGCTTAAGGCTGCTGCTGAAGGGGGTAGTAACAAGGAGGCAGGGAAGTTGTTCGCTGTTGGTGCTGATGCTGGTGGTGCTGCTAATGATGTTAAGACTGCTGCTGAGAAGGCGGCTACGGCTGTTAGTTCAGTTAGTGGGGAGCAGATATTAGCTGCGATTGTTGATACTGCTAAAAAGAGTGACGCAAAGCTTGAGCTTAAGGCTGCTGCTGAAGGGGGTAGTAGTAACAAGGAGGCAGGGAAGTTGTTCGCTGTTAATGCTGTTGCTGATGGTGCTGCTAATGATGTTAAGACTGCTGCTGAGAAGGCGGCTACGGCTGTTAGTTCAGTTAGTGGGGAGCAGATATTAGCTGCGATTGTTGATGCTGCTGAAAAGGGTAACGCTGGTAAAGCGGCTGGTGCGGCTACGAATGCGATAGAAGCTGCTATTGGTGGTGCTGGTGCTGCTGATTTTAATGATAATAATGGGATAGGGAAGAAGAATGATCAAATTGCTGCTGCTATTGTTTTGAGGGGATATTGTGGATATTGCGGTGGGCGGTCAAGGAGCAAGTGCTGA
- a CDS encoding variable large family protein — protein MKKISSAIFLTAFIVFINCKNNAGEQAGAEGGKDSASIFYQSIIKLGNGFIDVFNAFGGLVADAFLKANPKKSDTKTYFDSITKTLKDTKEKLDKLSNEKGETNAAKDNAQATGKEISIESVVKEVGGWLAEMIKAAEEMAKAESGNSDIVDIARNGQGASADVENVKGIAKGIKTIVDTAKKSDAKLELKAAAEGGSSNKEAGKLFAVNAVADGGDAVVKTAAEKAATAVSSVSGEQILAAIVDAAEKDNAGQAAGAAKNAIEAAIGSGDAAADFDDNNMG, from the coding sequence ATGAAAAAAATTTCAAGTGCAATATTTTTGACAGCTTTCATTGTTTTTATCAATTGCAAAAACAATGCTGGAGAACAGGCTGGTGCTGAGGGAGGTAAAGACTCAGCAAGTATATTTTACCAATCAATTATAAAATTAGGTAATGGATTCATAGATGTGTTTAACGCTTTTGGGGGATTAGTTGCGGACGCTTTTCTAAAAGCAAATCCAAAAAAGTCTGATACAAAAACATATTTTGATTCTATAACTAAAACATTGAAAGATACAAAGGAAAAGCTTGATAAATTATCTAATGAAAAAGGTGAAACTAACGCAGCAAAAGATAACGCGCAAGCTACTGGAAAGGAGATTAGCATTGAAAGTGTTGTCAAAGAAGTTGGAGGATGGTTAGCAGAAATGATAAAAGCTGCTGAAGAGATGGCTAAAGCTGAAAGTGGTAACAGTGATATTGTGGATATTGCGAGGAATGGTCAAGGAGCAAGTGCTGATGTAGAGAATGTTAAAGGAATTGCTAAGGGGATAAAGACGATTGTTGATACTGCTAAAAAGAGTGACGCAAAGCTTGAGCTTAAGGCTGCTGCTGAAGGGGGTAGTAGTAACAAGGAGGCAGGGAAGTTGTTCGCTGTTAATGCTGTTGCTGATGGTGGTGATGCTGTTGTTAAGACTGCTGCTGAGAAGGCGGCTACGGCTGTTAGTTCAGTTAGTGGGGAGCAGATATTAGCTGCGATTGTTGATGCTGCTGAAAAGGATAACGCTGGTCAAGCGGCTGGTGCGGCTAAGAATGCGATAGAAGCTGCTATTGGTAGTGGTGATGCTGCTGCTGATTTTGATGATAATAATATGGGATAG
- a CDS encoding variable large family protein, which translates to MKKISSAIFLTAFIVFINCKNNAGEQAGAEGGKDSASIFYQSIIKLGNGFIDVFNAFGGLVADAFLKANPKKSDTKTYFDSITKTLKDTKEKLDKLSNEKGETNAAKDNAQATGKEISIESVVKEVGGWLAEMIKAAEEMAAKAESGNSDIVDIAGNGQGASANVENVKGIAKGIKTIVDTAKKSDAKLELKAAEGGSSNKEAGKLFAVGADADGNAMMLRLLLRRRLRLLVQLVGSRY; encoded by the coding sequence ATGAAAAAAATTTCAAGTGCAATATTTTTGACAGCTTTCATTGTTTTTATCAATTGCAAAAACAATGCTGGAGAACAGGCTGGTGCTGAGGGAGGTAAAGACTCAGCAAGTATATTTTACCAATCAATTATAAAATTAGGTAATGGATTCATAGATGTGTTTAACGCTTTTGGGGGATTAGTTGCGGACGCTTTTCTAAAAGCAAATCCAAAAAAGTCTGATACAAAAACATATTTTGATTCTATAACTAAAACATTGAAAGATACAAAGGAAAAGCTTGATAAATTATCTAATGAAAAAGGTGAAACTAACGCAGCAAAAGATAACGCGCAAGCTACTGGAAAGGAGATTAGCATTGAAAGTGTTGTCAAAGAAGTTGGAGGATGGTTAGCAGAAATGATAAAAGCTGCTGAAGAGATGGCGGCTAAAGCTGAAAGTGGTAACAGTGATATTGTGGATATTGCGGGGAATGGTCAAGGAGCAAGTGCTAATGTAGAGAATGTTAAAGGAATTGCTAAGGGGATAAAGACGATTGTTGATACTGCTAAAAAGAGTGACGCAAAGCTTGAGCTTAAGGCTGCTGAAGGGGGTAGTAGTAACAAGGAGGCAGGGAAGTTGTTCGCTGTTGGTGCTGATGCTGATGGTAATGCTATGATGTTAAGACTGCTGCTGAGAAGGCGGCTACGGCTGTTAGTTCAGTTAGTGGGGAGCAGATATTAG
- a CDS encoding variable large family protein, with protein MLAAIVDAAEKGDAGQAAGAATNAIEAAIGSGVAADFGDNNIGKKNDQIAAAIVLRGLAKSGKFALDAAGSGKATLKSAAESAVGKTGGWLAEMIKAAEEMAAKAESGSSDIVDIAGNGQGASANVENVKGIAKGIKTIVDTAKKSDAKLELKAAAEGGSSNKEAGKLFAVDADAAVVMMLLLRLLLRRRLRLLVQLVGSRY; from the coding sequence ATATTAGCTGCGATTGTTGATGCTGCTGAAAAGGGTGACGCTGGTCAAGCGGCTGGTGCGGCTACGAATGCGATAGAAGCTGCTATTGGTAGTGGTGTTGCTGCTGATTTTGGTGATAATAATATAGGGAAGAAGAATGATCAAATTGCTGCTGCTATTGTTTTGAGGGGATTGGCTAAGAGCGGAAAGTTTGCTTTGGATGCTGCTGGGAGTGGGAAGGCTACTTTGAAAAGTGCTGCTGAAAGTGCTGTTGGGAAGACTGGAGGATGGTTAGCAGAAATGATAAAAGCTGCTGAAGAGATGGCGGCTAAAGCTGAAAGTGGTAGCAGTGATATTGTGGATATTGCGGGGAATGGTCAAGGAGCAAGTGCTAATGTAGAGAATGTTAAAGGAATTGCTAAGGGGATAAAGACGATTGTTGATACTGCTAAAAAGAGTGACGCAAAGCTTGAGCTTAAGGCTGCTGCTGAAGGGGGTAGTAGTAACAAGGAGGCAGGGAAGTTGTTCGCTGTTGATGCTGATGCTGCTGTGGTAATGATGCTGTTGTTAAGACTGCTGCTGAGAAGGCGGCTACGGCTGTTAGTTCAGTTAGTGGGGAGCAGATATTAG
- a CDS encoding variable large family protein: MLAAIVDAAEKGNAGQAAGAAKNAIEAAIGSGVAADFNDNNGIGKKNDQIAAAIVLRGLAKSGKFALDAAGSAGKATLKSAAEEMAKAESGNSDIVDIAVGGQGASANVENVKGIAKGIKTIVDTAKKSDAKLELKAAAEGGSNKEAGKLFAVNAVADAGDANVKTAAEKAATAVSSVSGEQILAAIVDAAEKGDAGKAAGEAKNAIEAAIGSGAAADFSDNNNGIGKKNDQIAAAIVLRGLAKSGKFALDADGSGKATLKSAAESAVGKMGGVRKLRKSAKKEKHF; this comes from the coding sequence ATATTAGCTGCGATTGTTGATGCTGCTGAAAAGGGTAACGCTGGTCAAGCGGCTGGTGCGGCTAAGAATGCGATAGAAGCTGCTATTGGTAGTGGTGTTGCTGCTGATTTTAATGATAATAATGGGATAGGGAAGAAGAATGATCAAATTGCTGCTGCTATTGTTTTGAGGGGATTGGCTAAGAGCGGAAAGTTTGCTTTGGATGCTGCTGGGAGTGCGGGGAAGGCTACTTTGAAAAGTGCTGCTGAAGAGATGGCTAAAGCTGAAAGTGGTAACAGTGATATTGTGGATATTGCGGTGGGCGGTCAAGGAGCAAGTGCTAATGTAGAGAATGTTAAAGGAATTGCTAAGGGGATAAAGACGATTGTTGATACTGCTAAAAAGAGTGACGCAAAGCTTGAGCTTAAGGCTGCTGCTGAAGGGGGTAGTAACAAGGAGGCAGGGAAGTTGTTCGCTGTTAATGCTGTTGCTGATGCTGGTGATGCTAATGTTAAGACTGCTGCTGAGAAGGCGGCTACGGCTGTTAGTTCAGTTAGTGGGGAGCAGATATTAGCTGCGATTGTTGATGCTGCTGAAAAGGGTGACGCTGGTAAAGCGGCTGGTGAGGCTAAGAATGCGATAGAAGCTGCTATTGGTAGTGGTGCTGCTGCTGATTTTAGTGATAATAATAATGGGATAGGGAAGAAGAATGATCAAATTGCTGCTGCTATTGTTTTGAGGGGATTGGCTAAGAGCGGAAAGTTTGCTTTGGATGCTGATGGGAGTGGGAAGGCTACTTTGAAAAGTGCTGCTGAAAGTGCTGTTGGGAAGATGGGGGGGGTACGGAAACTAAGAAAATCCGCTAAAAAAGAAAAACACTTTTAA
- a CDS encoding BlyB family putative holin accessory protein, whose translation MFAKFLDKFNLIYNKGFSLLYKLNIHYTLIYKENTEKIDNALSPLITKTLATINKKSMHLLS comes from the coding sequence ATATTTGCTAAATTTTTAGATAAATTTAATCTTATTTACAATAAAGGATTTTCTTTGCTTTATAAATTAAACATTCATTACACATTAATCTATAAAGAAAATACGGAGAAAATTGACAATGCATTAAGCCCATTAATAACTAAAACACTAGCCACAATAAATAAAAAATCAATGCATTTATTGAGCTAG